A genomic segment from Deltaproteobacteria bacterium encodes:
- a CDS encoding site-2 protease family protein — MAQDFLWQLSVWAFPVLVAIVFHEVAHGWVAYRLGDPTAAIMGRLTLNPIAHIDIVGTVLLPALLIWAGGPVFGYAKPVPVNFDNLRDPRRDMVRVALAGPGANIILAVLSLILVKLIIMSGSGATGTVSSYLWYMGLTSVRINVMLAVFNVMPVPPLDGGRVLVGLLPEPQSSQVARIEPFGFIIVVALLMTGALTYTLVPIMDLVIWFLAVIVGVV, encoded by the coding sequence ATGGCCCAAGACTTCCTGTGGCAGCTCTCCGTGTGGGCATTCCCCGTGCTCGTCGCCATCGTCTTCCACGAGGTAGCCCACGGCTGGGTGGCCTACCGCCTGGGGGACCCCACGGCTGCCATCATGGGACGGTTGACGCTCAACCCCATCGCCCACATCGACATCGTCGGCACGGTGCTGCTGCCCGCGCTGCTCATCTGGGCGGGCGGGCCGGTGTTCGGCTACGCCAAACCGGTGCCCGTCAACTTCGACAACCTTCGGGATCCGCGCCGGGACATGGTCCGCGTGGCCCTGGCCGGGCCGGGGGCCAACATCATCCTGGCGGTGCTGAGCCTCATACTGGTGAAGCTCATCATCATGAGCGGCAGTGGCGCCACCGGCACGGTGTCGTCGTACCTCTGGTACATGGGGCTCACCAGCGTCCGCATCAACGTGATGCTGGCGGTGTTCAACGTCATGCCCGTGCCGCCCCTGGACGGGGGCCGGGTGCTGGTGGGCCTGTTGCCGGAACCCCAATCCTCCCAGGTGGCCCGCATCGAGCCCTTCGGGTTCATCATCGTGGTCGCGCTGCTGATGACCGGGGCGCTGACCTACACGCTGGTGCCGATCATGGACCTCGTGATCTGGTTTCTGGCCGTGATCGTCGGAGTCGTGTAA
- the glnD gene encoding [protein-PII] uridylyltransferase codes for MTLPSLPVDEDGAPRSARVEEDRVFPWHRLLDEHLAGPEPAKGVRAYIAQGQQLLLAAHRAGASGTEVVRARGTMMDGLLGRLFENAERDYAIRLPALRGRCAVVAQGGYGRSELNPCSDIDVLFLYGWRAAAYVKFVTERILYPLWDAGLTVGHATRTVTECARRARGDDVIQTALLDARYVCGDGRLARELERVVSRQLAGGAGDSFVRQKMAEHHRRHQQYGESVFLLEPDVKEGQGGLRDIHGALWVARAKCGAARVEDLATTGLLDDRDAATLESARDFLWRTRNELHFLAGRHQDRLTFESQEQAARGLGFAEEERLSEVETFMRSYYRHAEEVSRLSSLVIHRAVDHDPAQRRHARPGRELRHGVRITGGTLALAPGNGRSGPEELMELFADLQQHRLNLGQDSRALIRARIEAVGAALASSREANRRFLDILRSNDWIYETLLEMHRTGALDALIPEFGRVRCMALHDLYHIYTVDQHLMRAVKEFERLRSGEFEESLPRLSQLAREVERPEVLILGILFHDIGKGQGGNHSERGRAMALDAAARMGLNEDEQELLSFLVLHHLLLTGTAFRRDIEDEKTVADLADAMGGVENLKALYVLTYSDMKAVGPEVWNNWKGSLLEQLFNRTLHVLEEREKGEAPAPDRDLKVRRVQDRLLAQLAADCPEKEVRREFIDAMPRRYFLTTPEEAMPSHYRLLRRLGDEPFLAEVRHHPEHGHSEVAICARDQAGLFASIAGVFAAMELNVLSARINTRRDGLILDVFRISHQGQAQVVMDPEKWSRMESILQRVLRGEVNVAELVARSRRSLSLRPVVKASTHVRWDNDASDDFTIVEVYTEDRAGVLFSITYRLSELDFAIHLAKISTDVDRVADVFYVADAHGRKVLDEGRLRDLREALHRELEPRHDG; via the coding sequence ATGACGTTGCCATCGCTACCGGTAGACGAGGACGGTGCCCCCCGCTCCGCGCGGGTGGAGGAGGACAGGGTGTTTCCCTGGCACCGGCTCCTGGACGAACACCTGGCCGGCCCGGAGCCGGCGAAGGGCGTGCGCGCCTACATCGCCCAGGGACAGCAGCTCTTGCTCGCGGCGCACCGCGCCGGCGCCTCGGGAACGGAGGTGGTGCGGGCACGCGGGACGATGATGGACGGCCTCTTGGGGCGGTTGTTCGAGAATGCCGAACGGGACTACGCCATACGGCTCCCGGCGCTCCGCGGCCGTTGCGCCGTGGTAGCGCAAGGGGGTTATGGCAGGAGCGAACTGAACCCCTGTTCGGACATCGATGTCCTGTTCCTGTACGGCTGGCGTGCCGCCGCTTACGTGAAGTTCGTCACCGAGCGCATCCTCTATCCCTTGTGGGACGCGGGCCTTACCGTGGGCCACGCGACGCGTACGGTGACGGAATGCGCGCGCCGCGCCCGTGGCGACGACGTCATCCAGACGGCGCTGTTGGACGCGCGTTACGTCTGCGGCGACGGGCGTCTCGCGCGCGAGCTGGAGCGCGTGGTGTCGCGACAGCTCGCGGGCGGCGCGGGTGACAGTTTCGTGCGGCAGAAAATGGCCGAACACCATCGGCGCCACCAGCAGTACGGCGAGTCCGTGTTCCTGCTGGAACCGGACGTCAAGGAGGGCCAGGGCGGCCTGCGGGACATCCACGGCGCCCTGTGGGTGGCCCGTGCCAAGTGCGGCGCCGCGCGCGTCGAGGACCTGGCCACGACCGGTCTGTTGGACGACCGCGACGCGGCGACGCTGGAGAGCGCGCGGGACTTCCTCTGGCGCACGCGCAATGAGCTGCATTTCCTGGCGGGGCGGCATCAGGACCGGTTGACCTTCGAGTCCCAGGAACAGGCGGCCCGCGGGCTGGGCTTCGCCGAAGAGGAGCGCTTGAGCGAGGTGGAGACCTTCATGCGCAGCTACTACCGGCACGCCGAGGAGGTAAGCCGGCTGTCGTCGCTCGTCATCCATCGGGCCGTGGACCACGACCCCGCGCAACGCCGCCACGCGCGTCCCGGACGCGAGCTGCGTCACGGCGTGCGCATCACCGGGGGCACGCTGGCCTTGGCGCCCGGCAACGGCCGGAGCGGGCCGGAGGAACTGATGGAGCTGTTCGCCGATCTCCAGCAACACCGGCTCAACCTCGGGCAGGACTCGCGCGCGCTGATCCGCGCGCGGATCGAGGCCGTGGGCGCGGCGCTGGCGTCGTCGCGCGAGGCCAACCGGCGCTTCCTCGACATCCTGCGATCCAATGACTGGATCTACGAGACGCTGCTGGAGATGCACCGCACCGGCGCGCTCGATGCCCTGATTCCGGAATTCGGGCGCGTGCGCTGCATGGCGCTGCACGACCTCTATCACATCTACACCGTCGACCAGCACCTCATGCGCGCGGTCAAGGAGTTCGAACGGCTGCGCTCGGGGGAGTTCGAGGAATCGCTGCCGCGCCTGTCGCAGCTTGCCCGGGAGGTGGAGCGGCCGGAAGTGCTGATCCTGGGAATCCTGTTCCACGACATCGGCAAGGGCCAGGGAGGCAACCACTCGGAGCGGGGCCGGGCCATGGCGCTGGACGCCGCCGCACGCATGGGCCTCAACGAGGACGAGCAGGAGCTGCTGTCGTTCCTGGTGCTGCACCACCTGCTGCTGACCGGCACGGCCTTCCGCCGCGACATCGAGGACGAGAAGACCGTCGCCGATCTGGCCGACGCCATGGGCGGAGTGGAAAACCTCAAGGCGCTCTACGTGCTCACGTATTCGGACATGAAGGCGGTGGGGCCGGAGGTGTGGAACAACTGGAAAGGGTCGCTGCTGGAGCAGCTCTTCAATCGTACCTTGCACGTCCTGGAAGAACGCGAGAAGGGCGAGGCGCCGGCGCCCGACCGCGACCTCAAGGTGCGGCGCGTCCAGGACCGGCTCCTGGCGCAACTCGCGGCGGATTGTCCGGAAAAAGAGGTGCGGCGGGAGTTCATCGACGCCATGCCCCGGCGCTACTTCCTCACCACGCCCGAGGAGGCCATGCCGTCCCACTACCGGCTTCTGCGGCGCCTCGGCGACGAACCCTTCCTGGCCGAGGTGCGCCATCATCCCGAGCACGGCCACAGCGAGGTGGCCATCTGCGCGCGCGACCAGGCCGGACTGTTCGCATCCATCGCAGGCGTCTTCGCCGCCATGGAGCTGAACGTGCTGAGCGCGCGCATCAACACGCGCCGTGACGGGCTGATCCTCGACGTATTCCGCATCTCGCACCAGGGACAGGCTCAAGTGGTGATGGATCCGGAGAAGTGGTCGCGCATGGAGTCGATCCTGCAACGGGTGCTGCGGGGCGAAGTGAACGTCGCCGAACTGGTGGCGCGCTCGCGCCGTTCCCTGTCGCTGAGGCCGGTGGTCAAGGCGTCCACGCACGTGCGCTGGGACAACGACGCCTCCGACGACTTCACCATCGTCGAGGTCTATACGGAGGACCGGGCGGGCGTCCTCTTCAGCATCACCTACCGGCTCTCGGAGCTGGACTTCGCCATCCACTTGGCCAAGATCTCCACCGACGTCGACCGCGTGGCCGATGTCTTCTACGTGGCGGACGCGCACGGCCGCAAGGTGCTGGACGAAGGACGGCTGCGGGACCTGCGGGAGGCGCTGCACCGGGAGCTGGAGCCGCGCCATGACGGATGA
- the mutS gene encoding DNA mismatch repair protein MutS, whose translation MERTRLTPMMHQYLEIKERHQDAILFFRLGDFYEMFFEDAEKASKVLDIALTSRNRSDGAPVPLCGVPHHAATPYIGKLLSAGFKVAVCEQTEDPKLAKGVVRREVIKVISPGTLTEGEGLDAGVNNYLVAVTASRDEYGLAFTDITTGEFRFTQMEGYAALANELGRIQPRELLVPETGSDAHRRVREDYAAVHCTAGPDEWFGAAAVRRLEGAGLHGGPSDEWPLGVRAAAALRAYLEDRSPGAVPVLTVLEAYRAAHFLMLDEHAQANLELLQSFDGSRRGSLLGVLEPACTAMGARELRKWILYPLLDERGIRRRQDAVEELVEDPDRRRRLRDALRGVQDLERLAGRVAARTAGPRDLAAVKDILRALERVRDPLQGCASALSADLRDELRSVPEVVDLVQRALVDEPPAAARSGGYVRPGFDSELDSLTAIRGNAKGWISDLQHQERQRTGIQSLKVRYNKVFGYYIEVTKANLAHVPDDYIRKQTLTNGERFITPELKDYEARVLGSDEEILKIEARIFQELLERIATHYTALKQTSLALARLDTLGVLAETAVSRHFVRPRVDSSLRLSVRAARHPVVEAVLGRGGFVPNDCEMDAEATQIKLLTGPNMAGKSTYMRQVALVVILAQMGSFVPADQAHVGLVDRLFTRFGATDALASGESTFMVEMKETARILRLATPRSLILLDEVGRGTSTFDGISIAWSLAEFLHESPHRPRTLFATHYHELTGLARTRERVKNFNFAVKEWEGEVIFLRTLKEGPASRSYGIQVAGLAGLPGSLIARAKEILKNLEGEELNAWGQPRLAGAEHATEGAQLSLYEPRDRDGRLREKLREIDVNGLTPLEALNLLEGLVTEARREG comes from the coding sequence ATGGAGCGGACACGGCTCACGCCCATGATGCATCAGTACCTGGAGATCAAGGAGCGTCACCAGGACGCCATCCTGTTCTTCCGGCTCGGGGACTTCTACGAGATGTTCTTCGAGGATGCGGAGAAGGCGTCCAAGGTGCTGGACATCGCGCTCACCAGCCGCAACCGCAGCGACGGCGCGCCGGTGCCGCTGTGCGGCGTGCCGCACCATGCCGCCACCCCCTACATCGGAAAGCTTCTGTCCGCGGGATTCAAGGTGGCGGTGTGTGAGCAGACCGAGGACCCCAAGCTCGCCAAGGGGGTGGTGCGCCGGGAGGTGATCAAGGTCATCAGCCCCGGCACCCTCACGGAAGGCGAGGGGCTCGACGCAGGGGTCAACAACTACCTCGTCGCGGTGACGGCGTCCCGGGACGAGTACGGCCTCGCGTTTACGGACATCACCACGGGCGAGTTCCGCTTCACGCAGATGGAAGGTTATGCCGCCCTTGCCAACGAGCTCGGGCGCATTCAGCCGCGCGAGCTGCTGGTCCCCGAGACCGGCTCCGATGCGCACCGGCGCGTGCGCGAGGACTATGCCGCGGTGCATTGCACGGCGGGTCCGGACGAGTGGTTCGGCGCCGCCGCGGTGCGCCGGCTCGAGGGTGCCGGCCTGCACGGCGGTCCGTCCGATGAATGGCCCCTGGGTGTACGCGCCGCCGCCGCGCTACGGGCCTACCTGGAGGACCGCTCGCCCGGCGCGGTGCCGGTGCTCACCGTGCTGGAGGCTTACCGCGCCGCGCATTTCCTCATGCTCGACGAGCATGCCCAGGCCAACCTCGAGCTGTTGCAGAGCTTCGACGGCAGCCGCCGGGGCTCGCTGCTGGGTGTGCTGGAGCCCGCGTGTACGGCCATGGGCGCGCGCGAGCTGCGCAAGTGGATCCTGTATCCCTTGCTCGACGAGCGCGGCATCCGGCGCCGCCAGGACGCGGTGGAGGAGCTGGTGGAGGATCCCGATCGGCGCCGCCGCCTGCGTGACGCGCTGCGAGGGGTGCAGGACCTCGAGCGGCTGGCCGGCCGCGTGGCCGCGCGCACGGCCGGGCCACGGGATCTCGCGGCCGTCAAGGACATCCTGCGCGCGCTGGAGCGCGTGCGAGATCCCCTCCAGGGGTGCGCGAGCGCGTTGTCGGCGGACCTTCGCGATGAACTTCGTTCCGTGCCGGAGGTGGTGGATCTGGTGCAGCGGGCGCTGGTGGACGAGCCGCCCGCCGCGGCGCGAAGCGGGGGTTACGTGCGTCCCGGATTCGACTCCGAGCTGGATTCCCTCACCGCCATCCGCGGCAACGCCAAGGGGTGGATCTCCGACCTGCAGCACCAGGAGCGCCAGCGCACCGGCATCCAGTCCCTCAAGGTGCGTTACAACAAGGTCTTCGGCTACTACATCGAGGTCACCAAGGCCAACCTGGCGCACGTACCGGACGACTACATCCGCAAGCAGACCCTGACCAACGGCGAGCGCTTCATCACGCCGGAGCTCAAGGACTACGAGGCCCGGGTACTGGGGTCCGACGAAGAGATTCTCAAGATCGAGGCGCGGATCTTCCAGGAACTTCTCGAACGCATCGCCACGCACTACACGGCCCTCAAGCAGACCAGTCTGGCGCTGGCGCGACTGGATACGCTGGGCGTGCTGGCGGAGACGGCCGTGAGCCGGCATTTCGTGCGCCCGCGGGTGGACTCGAGCCTGAGGCTGTCGGTGCGCGCGGCGCGCCATCCCGTGGTGGAGGCGGTGCTGGGGCGCGGCGGCTTCGTCCCCAACGACTGCGAGATGGACGCCGAGGCTACCCAGATCAAGCTCCTCACCGGCCCCAACATGGCGGGCAAGTCCACCTACATGCGGCAGGTGGCGCTGGTGGTGATCCTGGCGCAGATGGGCAGCTTCGTGCCCGCGGACCAGGCTCACGTGGGCCTCGTGGACCGTCTCTTCACCCGGTTCGGCGCCACCGACGCGCTGGCATCGGGGGAGTCCACGTTCATGGTGGAGATGAAGGAGACCGCGCGCATCCTGCGTCTGGCCACGCCCCGCAGCCTGATCCTGCTGGACGAGGTGGGGCGCGGTACGAGCACCTTCGACGGCATCTCCATCGCCTGGTCGCTGGCCGAGTTCCTGCACGAATCGCCGCACCGGCCGCGCACGCTCTTCGCCACCCACTATCACGAGCTGACCGGTCTGGCGCGCACCCGGGAGCGCGTGAAGAACTTCAACTTCGCGGTGAAGGAATGGGAGGGAGAGGTGATCTTCCTGCGTACCCTGAAGGAGGGTCCGGCAAGCCGCAGCTACGGCATCCAGGTGGCCGGTCTGGCCGGGCTGCCGGGTTCCCTCATCGCGCGCGCCAAGGAGATCCTCAAGAATCTCGAGGGCGAGGAGTTGAACGCCTGGGGGCAGCCGCGACTGGCGGGAGCCGAGCACGCCACGGAGGGAGCCCAGCTCTCGTTGTACGAACCGCGCGATCGCGACGGACGGCTGCGGGAGAAGCTTCGGGAGATCGACGTGAACGGACTCACGCCGCTGGAGGCGCTGAACCTGCTGGAAGGGCTCGTGACGGAGGCCAGAAGGGAAGGCTGA
- the xerD gene encoding site-specific tyrosine recombinase XerD, with the protein MTDELTRHVDQYLEMAAVERGLSANTLEAYSRDLNRLADFLAKRGVRDWDGATRGELRAYIAEVRGSGLSDLSVTRLLGSMRRFFRFLLKEEVITADPVPDFSSRGGTGRLPGTLGAEDMRALLEQPDEAKPLGARDRAMLELLYGSGLRVSELVSLTLQQVNLDGSYLTVKGKGAKVRLVPFGRYARECLQRYLRDVRPHFLRGRYSDYVFLSRSGKPLTRQGFWKLLRGYALRAGLQHRVTPHTLRHSFATHLLEGGADLRAVQSMLGHSDITTTQIYTHVSRSRVKQVHRRFHPRETPDGGD; encoded by the coding sequence ATGACGGATGAGTTGACCCGCCACGTGGACCAGTACCTGGAGATGGCCGCGGTGGAACGGGGGCTCTCCGCCAACACCCTGGAGGCCTACAGCCGCGACCTGAACCGCCTGGCGGACTTTCTCGCCAAGCGCGGCGTGCGCGACTGGGACGGCGCCACGCGGGGGGAACTGCGCGCCTACATCGCCGAGGTGCGCGGCTCCGGCCTGAGCGACCTGTCCGTGACGCGGCTGCTGGGCAGCATGCGGCGCTTCTTCCGTTTCCTCTTGAAAGAAGAGGTGATCACCGCCGATCCCGTGCCCGACTTCTCGTCCCGCGGCGGCACCGGGCGCCTGCCCGGCACCCTGGGGGCGGAGGACATGCGCGCCCTCCTGGAACAGCCCGACGAGGCGAAGCCCCTCGGCGCGCGGGACCGCGCCATGCTCGAGCTGCTCTACGGCAGCGGGCTGCGGGTTTCGGAGCTGGTCTCCCTGACCCTGCAGCAGGTCAACCTCGACGGGAGTTACCTGACGGTCAAGGGAAAGGGCGCCAAGGTGCGGCTGGTCCCCTTCGGCCGCTATGCGCGTGAGTGCCTCCAGCGCTACCTGCGCGACGTGCGCCCGCATTTTCTGCGCGGGCGCTACAGCGACTACGTGTTCCTCTCGCGTTCGGGCAAGCCGCTCACGCGCCAGGGGTTCTGGAAGCTGCTGCGGGGCTATGCCTTGCGCGCGGGACTCCAGCACCGGGTGACCCCTCACACCCTGCGCCACTCCTTCGCCACGCACCTCCTGGAGGGCGGCGCCGACCTGCGCGCGGTGCAGTCCATGCTGGGCCATTCGGACATCACCACCACCCAGATCTACACCCACGTGAGCCGTAGCCGCGTCAAGCAGGTGCACCGGCGCTTCCACCCGCGCGAGACCCCGGACGGGGGGGATTAG
- a CDS encoding N-acetylmuramoyl-L-alanine amidase yields MARLLSLLVVLCIVVPAAAADAAAHLTRVRHLSGLNYTRVILDVTRPVKYSVHTLAPAPAKGLPPRIYLDISGARLTMRRPRININDRLVRRVRVNQFKPGVVRVVLDLKHPGTHDAVLMANPHRIVVDVERRRGAAARRHLAVRKIVLDPGHGGKDPGAVGSGGLREKDVVLRVGRNLAPRLRQEMGVDVVLTRTRDVFVPLKERTAIANREKADLFLSIHSNASRNRRAGGLETYYLDKTTDEATLKLAARENRTARRNLTDLQIMLSDLKLNVYLPDSISLASHLQSSLVKNTRPRYSRAKDLGVKKGLFYVLVGARMPAALAELFFVSNRREARELQRPAMRKALVDGLSRGIKNYADGLRKRENP; encoded by the coding sequence TTGGCGCGTTTGCTGTCCTTGCTGGTGGTGCTTTGCATCGTCGTCCCGGCGGCCGCGGCCGACGCGGCGGCGCATCTGACGCGTGTGCGCCATCTTTCCGGGCTCAATTACACGCGGGTCATCCTCGACGTGACCCGCCCGGTCAAGTACTCGGTGCACACCCTGGCGCCAGCGCCCGCCAAGGGGCTTCCGCCGCGCATCTATCTGGACATCTCCGGCGCTCGCCTGACCATGCGGCGCCCCCGGATCAATATCAACGACCGCTTGGTGCGCCGGGTCCGAGTCAATCAGTTCAAGCCCGGCGTCGTGCGCGTGGTCCTCGACCTCAAGCACCCCGGCACGCACGACGCCGTGCTCATGGCCAACCCGCATCGCATCGTCGTCGACGTGGAGCGCCGTAGGGGCGCGGCCGCACGCCGGCATCTCGCGGTGCGGAAGATCGTGCTGGATCCGGGCCATGGGGGCAAGGATCCGGGTGCCGTGGGGTCCGGCGGCCTCCGGGAGAAGGACGTGGTGTTGCGGGTCGGCCGGAACCTGGCGCCCCGGCTGCGGCAAGAGATGGGCGTGGATGTCGTGCTGACCCGCACCCGGGACGTGTTCGTGCCGCTCAAGGAACGCACGGCCATCGCCAACCGGGAGAAGGCGGACCTGTTCCTCTCGATCCACTCCAATGCCAGCCGCAACCGGCGCGCCGGCGGGCTTGAGACCTACTACCTGGACAAGACCACGGACGAAGCTACACTGAAGCTGGCGGCGCGGGAGAACCGCACCGCGCGCCGCAACCTCACGGACCTGCAGATCATGCTGAGCGACCTCAAGCTGAACGTATACCTGCCCGATTCCATCAGCCTGGCGAGCCATCTGCAATCCTCGCTGGTGAAGAACACCCGGCCCCGTTATTCGCGAGCGAAGGACCTGGGGGTGAAGAAGGGCCTCTTCTACGTGCTCGTGGGAGCGCGCATGCCGGCGGCGCTGGCGGAACTGTTCTTCGTGAGCAACCGCCGCGAGGCGCGGGAACTGCAGCGCCCCGCGATGCGGAAGGCCCTAGTGGATGGCTTGTCACGTGGCATCAAGAACTACGCCGACGGACTGCGCAAGAGGGAGAACCCATGA